A genome region from Tolypothrix sp. PCC 7712 includes the following:
- a CDS encoding FAD-binding oxidoreductase — MNAIASCLASIVNAENAVYFWENISPTLQESIQKAIIGGKSPSCLVYPHTQEQLAAIIAEAHRKNWRILPCGSASKLGWGGLAQNIDVLVSTERINRLIEHAVGDLTVTVEAGMKFSQLQGILANYRQFLALDPTAADLATIGGIVATANTGSLRQRYGSVRDQLLGITFVRADGEIAKAGGRVVKNVAGYDLMKLFTGSYGTLGIITQVTFRVYPQQQTSATVVLTGTEAAISQAAATLRGSALTPTQADLLSTKLVDSLELGKGLGLIARFQSISESVKEQANRLLEVGQKLGLAGVIYQGKEEADLWQRLPEQMHSAALNLPITCKIGVLPNAAVEVLSRVEMGLIHISSGLGVLSLDSQKRVLQIRDICQNYGGFLSILAAPNTVKEKLDVWGYTGNAVELMRRIKAQFDHKNILSPGRFVGGI; from the coding sequence ATGAATGCGATCGCTTCTTGTCTGGCATCTATCGTCAATGCAGAAAATGCTGTTTACTTTTGGGAAAATATATCACCCACACTTCAAGAATCAATCCAAAAGGCAATTATTGGGGGAAAATCTCCCAGTTGTCTTGTCTATCCTCATACCCAAGAACAACTAGCGGCGATAATTGCCGAAGCACACCGTAAAAATTGGCGTATCCTTCCCTGCGGTAGTGCTAGTAAACTAGGCTGGGGTGGTTTAGCTCAAAATATTGATGTGCTTGTCAGTACAGAACGCATCAATCGCTTAATTGAACATGCTGTTGGCGATTTGACGGTAACAGTAGAAGCGGGCATGAAATTTTCTCAACTTCAAGGTATTTTGGCTAATTATCGGCAATTTCTCGCCCTTGACCCCACTGCAGCAGATTTGGCAACCATTGGTGGTATCGTTGCTACAGCGAATACAGGTTCTCTTAGACAACGTTATGGTAGTGTACGCGACCAGTTGTTAGGTATTACCTTTGTCCGTGCTGATGGCGAAATTGCTAAAGCTGGGGGAAGAGTTGTCAAAAATGTGGCTGGATATGACCTGATGAAGTTATTTACTGGGTCTTATGGCACATTGGGAATTATTACTCAAGTTACCTTTCGGGTTTATCCTCAGCAACAGACATCAGCGACAGTAGTATTAACTGGTACAGAGGCGGCGATATCACAAGCTGCTGCTACTTTGAGAGGTTCTGCCTTAACACCAACCCAAGCTGATTTATTATCTACTAAACTAGTTGATAGTTTAGAATTAGGTAAAGGATTAGGCTTAATTGCCCGGTTCCAAAGTATTAGTGAGAGTGTCAAAGAACAGGCGAATAGATTATTAGAAGTTGGGCAAAAGTTGGGATTGGCGGGAGTAATTTATCAAGGAAAGGAAGAGGCTGATTTATGGCAGAGATTGCCAGAACAAATGCACTCTGCTGCTCTTAATTTACCAATTACCTGCAAAATAGGAGTATTACCTAACGCGGCTGTAGAAGTTCTCAGTCGAGTAGAAATGGGGTTGATTCATATTAGTAGTGGCTTGGGAGTATTGTCCTTAGATAGCCAAAAGCGAGTTTTGCAAATACGTGATATTTGTCAAAATTATGGCGGGTTTCTTTCGATTTTGGCTGCACCAAATACGGTGAAAGAAAAATTGGATGTTTGGGGATATACGGGTAATGCTGTGGAGTTGATGAGACGGATTAAAGCACAGTTTGATCACAAAAATATTTTAAGTCCTGGTCGGTTTGTTGGGGGAATTTAG
- a CDS encoding histidine kinase dimerization/phosphoacceptor domain -containing protein encodes MPLSDYAIIESIVTFAPDTPVEKIISYMEQIRQDIGMEKGIFVTDSSLYTSHPQLKVAAEQSIPQNAQHLNLNLSVDCVYVVDKSHLLGILTILNLIRLMTSGLNLATMKIAEVMQKPLITLEPDFDVNNILPLMQQYNMRNLPIVNDIGQLLGIITPESLAVGLQKELVRTREDLQLEIVQRRSLEIALQNAETASERRVNQATAELIKANKNLKREISDRIATEVQLLQTTSDLQEIFQAFPDVYFRIDRDGTILSYYAKNNSDLYVVPEFFLGRRVQDVFPPNVANKFMTAILNSQKNAAIVTIEYLLCIAGRDESFEARILPSTQQQIIAIIRNITESKQVQEALQKAKAELEIRVAERTKELQDINKRLVLEISERQRIEEALRYRVEFEKLTTAISTHFINLAPNEIENGIHQALQLIGEITNVDRAYVFVFADSNTYEWFAESLEGQIYNLQDISNVVLSWGRDKLSNFETIHIPHIDDLAIAVNTHTIQSLIMVPIVCSGLLIGYLEFDSVKAAKTWTEDSIIMLRMVGEIIGNALERLRVEQALRISEERYMRAISAGKVGIWEWNIKTNEIYIDPNLKTMLGYPEAEIPKYFDDWLKFVHHDDVESVKNAVYTYLAGLTLKYEIEHRMVKKDGSCIWFLSRGTLLRDPQENICFLAGSNTDITARTQAENKLKVSLKEKDILLKEIHHRVKNNLQIISSLLRLQSRYINDEQACELFQDSHNRVRAMAIIHENLYQSNNLSKINFSDYLRSLVNNLLRSYGIKINIKSHLKIDKIFLKIDTAISCGLIINELVSNSIKYAFPENREGDIYIEMLQTTRNQYFLNISDNGVGLSQDIEVYKNQSLGLQLVWSLVEQLQGTITFNASLGTSFTITFSEQR; translated from the coding sequence ATGCCACTATCAGACTATGCAATTATAGAATCTATTGTAACTTTTGCTCCTGATACTCCAGTTGAAAAAATTATCAGTTATATGGAGCAAATTAGGCAAGACATTGGCATGGAAAAAGGTATATTTGTGACTGACTCCAGTTTATATACCTCTCATCCCCAGCTAAAAGTAGCTGCAGAACAATCCATTCCTCAAAATGCACAGCACCTTAACCTGAATTTATCGGTTGATTGTGTATATGTAGTAGATAAATCACATTTATTAGGTATACTCACTATTTTAAATCTGATCCGGCTGATGACTTCTGGCTTGAATTTAGCCACTATGAAGATTGCCGAAGTCATGCAAAAACCTTTAATTACTTTAGAGCCAGATTTTGATGTTAACAATATATTGCCGCTCATGCAGCAATATAACATGCGTAATTTACCTATTGTTAATGATATTGGGCAATTATTAGGAATTATTACCCCAGAAAGTTTAGCAGTGGGTTTACAAAAAGAACTTGTGAGAACGCGAGAAGATTTACAATTAGAAATAGTCCAGCGCCGTTCTTTAGAGATAGCATTACAAAATGCTGAAACAGCATCTGAACGACGAGTTAATCAAGCAACTGCAGAGTTAATTAAAGCCAATAAAAATTTAAAGCGAGAAATCAGCGATCGCATTGCTACAGAGGTGCAATTGCTGCAAACAACTTCTGACTTACAAGAAATTTTTCAAGCCTTTCCCGATGTATATTTTCGTATTGATCGCGATGGCACTATCCTCAGTTATTACGCTAAAAATAACTCAGACTTGTATGTAGTACCAGAATTTTTTTTGGGGAGGAGAGTGCAAGATGTTTTTCCTCCAAATGTTGCTAATAAATTTATGACTGCAATTCTGAATTCACAGAAAAATGCAGCCATTGTTACTATTGAATATTTATTATGTATTGCTGGTAGAGACGAAAGCTTTGAAGCCAGAATTTTACCTTCAACGCAGCAACAAATTATCGCCATCATTCGCAATATCACTGAAAGTAAGCAAGTACAAGAAGCATTACAAAAAGCTAAAGCAGAATTAGAAATTCGCGTAGCAGAAAGAACTAAAGAATTACAAGATATCAATAAACGCTTGGTGCTAGAGATTAGCGAACGCCAGCGAATTGAAGAAGCTTTACGATATCGAGTAGAATTTGAAAAACTAACTACTGCTATATCTACACATTTTATCAATCTTGCACCTAATGAAATTGAGAATGGTATCCATCAAGCATTACAGTTGATTGGTGAAATTACAAATGTTGATCGTGCTTATGTATTTGTATTTGCAGATAGCAATACCTATGAATGGTTTGCAGAATCCTTAGAAGGGCAAATTTATAATTTGCAGGATATTAGCAATGTTGTTTTATCTTGGGGACGAGACAAACTCAGTAATTTTGAAACTATTCACATTCCTCATATTGATGATTTAGCTATTGCAGTTAATACTCACACTATTCAATCACTCATTATGGTGCCTATAGTATGTAGTGGTTTATTAATTGGTTATCTGGAATTTGATTCCGTAAAAGCTGCAAAAACCTGGACAGAAGATAGCATTATTATGCTGAGAATGGTTGGTGAAATTATTGGTAATGCTTTAGAAAGGCTGCGAGTAGAGCAAGCCTTACGCATTAGCGAAGAAAGATATATGAGAGCTATTAGTGCTGGGAAAGTTGGCATATGGGAATGGAATATTAAAACCAATGAAATTTACATAGATCCCAATTTAAAAACTATGCTTGGTTATCCAGAAGCAGAAATTCCTAAATATTTTGATGATTGGCTAAAATTTGTGCATCATGATGATGTGGAATCGGTCAAAAATGCAGTATACACATATTTAGCAGGTTTAACTCTAAAATACGAAATTGAACACCGAATGGTGAAAAAAGATGGTAGTTGTATATGGTTTTTAAGCCGAGGTACACTACTGCGAGATCCTCAAGAGAATATCTGTTTTCTAGCTGGTTCTAATACTGATATTACTGCTCGTACACAAGCAGAAAACAAACTTAAGGTGTCTCTGAAAGAAAAAGATATTTTATTGAAAGAAATTCACCATCGCGTCAAGAATAATTTGCAAATCATTTCTAGTTTATTACGTCTTCAATCTAGATATATTAATGATGAGCAAGCCTGTGAGCTGTTCCAAGATAGCCATAATCGTGTCAGAGCTATGGCAATAATCCATGAGAATTTATATCAATCAAATAATTTATCAAAAATTAACTTCTCTGATTATTTAAGAAGTTTAGTGAATAATTTATTGCGTTCTTACGGTATAAAAATAAATATCAAAAGCCACTTAAAAATAGATAAAATTTTTCTCAAAATTGATACCGCTATTTCTTGTGGGCTAATTATTAATGAGTTGGTTTCTAACTCTATAAAATATGCCTTTCCTGAAAATCGAGAGGGGGATATTTACATAGAAATGTTACAAACAACTAGAAATCAATACTTCTTAAATATTAGTGATAACGGTGTGGGACTATCTCAGGATATAGAAGTTTATAAAAATCAATCTCTTGGGCTGCAATTAGTTTGGAGTTTGGTTGAACAGTTACAAGGAACGATTACATTTAATGCATCTTTAGGGACTTCATTTACAATTACTTTTAGCGAACAAAGGTAG
- a CDS encoding ATP-binding protein, with product MQEKILVVEDEIIIACDIKSCLEKAGYIVPAIAAHGKQAVEKAAEIHPDLILMDVMLKGDMSGIEAAAEIGHLFNIPVIYLTAYSDQTHLQKAKTTQPFGYILKPFEETQLITTIEIALNKHQIEVVMREALEKEKENRAIKNKFVSMVSHEFRNPLNNILTCTELLSDYSLHANDEKRHEYISHIQKSVKHLDNLLTDVLLISKDEPEKLQFNPAPIDLEDFCQDLLQDIQLNASENHKIIFTVHGRLANIHNNLSMPDSHLIKLDAKMLYHILSNLLANAIKYSPLGGTISFDVFYVSGEVIFRIQDEGIGIPEADQENLFNSFHRGSNVGNIPGNGLGLAIVKYYIDLHGGNISFASKPGIGTTFIVNLPINN from the coding sequence ATGCAAGAAAAAATTTTGGTAGTTGAAGATGAAATAATTATTGCTTGTGACATCAAAAGTTGTTTAGAAAAAGCTGGGTATATTGTTCCTGCAATTGCTGCTCATGGCAAACAAGCAGTTGAAAAAGCCGCAGAAATACATCCAGATTTAATTTTAATGGATGTCATGCTTAAAGGTGATATGAGTGGCATAGAAGCTGCTGCTGAAATTGGTCATCTTTTCAATATTCCTGTCATTTATTTAACTGCATATTCAGACCAAACTCACTTACAAAAAGCTAAAACTACACAACCTTTTGGTTACATACTTAAACCATTTGAAGAAACTCAATTAATTACCACCATTGAAATTGCTTTAAACAAACATCAAATAGAAGTGGTAATGCGTGAAGCATTAGAAAAAGAAAAAGAAAATAGAGCCATTAAAAACAAATTTGTTTCGATGGTTAGTCATGAATTTCGTAATCCTTTAAATAATATTTTAACTTGTACTGAATTATTATCAGATTATAGTTTGCACGCGAATGATGAAAAAAGACATGAATATATTAGCCATATTCAAAAATCAGTAAAACATCTAGATAATTTATTAACTGATGTTTTACTGATCAGCAAAGATGAACCCGAAAAATTACAATTTAATCCAGCACCTATAGATTTAGAAGATTTCTGCCAAGATTTATTACAAGATATCCAATTGAATGCTAGTGAGAACCACAAGATTATATTTACTGTTCATGGTAGATTAGCAAATATACACAATAATCTCTCGATGCCAGATTCCCATCTAATTAAATTAGATGCAAAGATGCTATATCATATTCTGAGTAATTTGCTTGCTAATGCTATCAAATACTCACCTTTAGGTGGAACAATTAGTTTTGATGTTTTTTACGTCTCGGGAGAAGTTATTTTCCGGATACAAGATGAAGGTATTGGCATTCCTGAAGCGGATCAAGAAAATTTATTTAATTCTTTTCATAGAGGTAGTAATGTCGGAAATATTCCTGGCAATGGCTTAGGGTTAGCAATTGTAAAATATTACATTGATTTACACGGTGGTAATATTTCCTTTGCTAGTAAGCCGGGAATTGGTACAACATTTATTGTGAATTTGCCTATTAATAATTAG
- a CDS encoding NAD(P)/FAD-dependent oxidoreductase, with translation MANSLDNNPPHEVVIVGGGFGGLYAAKALAKASVNVTLIDKRNFHLFQPLLYQVATGTLSPADISSPLRSVLSKSKNTQVLLGSVDDIDPQAQKVLVDGEAIPYDTLIVATGAKHSYFGKDDWEEFAPGLKTVEDAVEMRRRIFKAFEAAERESDPVKRRAWLTFVIVGGGPTGVELAGAIAELAYKTLKEDFRKIDTSETRILLLEGLDRILPPFAPELSQAAEKSLKELGVIVQTKTLVTNIENDIVTIKQGDDKREIASKTILWAAGVKASPMGKVLAEHTGAELDRAGRVIVEPNLSIKGYDNIFVVGDLANFSHQDGKPLPGVAPVAKQEGEYVAQLIEQRLQGHTLPQFNYNHQGSLAIIGQNTAVVDLGFIKLRGFFAWLFWLIVHIYFLIEFDNKLIVMIQWAWNYITQNRRARLITGAESLIATKFGDKPTYYSSDKIRDTVNV, from the coding sequence ATGGCAAATTCGCTTGACAATAACCCACCACATGAAGTAGTTATCGTTGGCGGTGGTTTTGGGGGACTGTACGCGGCAAAAGCACTTGCTAAGGCTTCGGTGAACGTTACACTCATTGATAAGCGGAACTTTCATTTGTTTCAACCACTGCTGTACCAAGTGGCTACAGGTACTTTGTCACCTGCTGATATTTCCTCACCATTGCGATCGGTGTTGAGTAAAAGCAAAAATACACAAGTATTATTGGGATCTGTTGATGATATCGATCCTCAAGCTCAGAAAGTTTTAGTAGATGGTGAAGCCATACCCTACGATACGTTAATTGTGGCTACTGGTGCGAAGCATTCCTATTTTGGTAAGGATGACTGGGAAGAATTTGCACCAGGGTTAAAGACTGTAGAAGATGCAGTAGAAATGCGTCGGCGGATTTTCAAGGCTTTTGAAGCCGCCGAAAGAGAAAGCGATCCCGTCAAACGCCGTGCTTGGTTAACTTTCGTGATTGTGGGTGGTGGCCCTACAGGAGTAGAATTAGCAGGTGCGATCGCAGAGTTAGCTTACAAAACTCTCAAAGAAGATTTTCGCAAAATCGACACCTCAGAAACCCGGATTTTGCTATTAGAAGGTTTGGATCGCATCCTCCCACCTTTTGCACCAGAATTATCCCAAGCCGCAGAAAAATCTCTCAAAGAATTAGGTGTAATTGTTCAAACAAAAACTTTGGTAACGAATATTGAAAATGATATTGTTACCATCAAACAAGGCGATGATAAACGAGAAATTGCTTCCAAAACTATATTATGGGCAGCAGGTGTCAAAGCATCGCCAATGGGTAAAGTTTTAGCAGAACATACAGGTGCTGAACTTGATCGTGCGGGTAGGGTGATTGTTGAACCAAACTTAAGTATTAAAGGATATGACAATATTTTTGTTGTGGGTGATTTAGCCAATTTCTCTCATCAAGATGGGAAACCTTTACCAGGTGTAGCACCAGTAGCCAAGCAAGAAGGAGAATATGTAGCTCAATTAATTGAACAAAGGCTACAAGGTCATACTTTGCCACAATTTAATTACAATCATCAAGGTAGTTTAGCTATCATTGGACAAAATACTGCTGTTGTAGATTTAGGTTTTATCAAACTCAGAGGTTTCTTTGCCTGGCTATTTTGGCTCATAGTGCACATATACTTTTTAATCGAGTTTGACAATAAACTAATAGTCATGATTCAGTGGGCATGGAATTACATTACCCAAAATCGCAGAGCGAGATTGATTACAGGTGCAGAATCACTAATCGCAACTAAATTTGGCGATAAACCTACTTATTATTCGTCAGACAAAATTAGAGATACAGTCAACGTCTAA
- a CDS encoding type II toxin-antitoxin system VapC family toxin, translating into MKSEVFLDTTFAIALSAPQDKLHRRAVHLAEILETAGTRLVTTQAVMLEIGNLLCKQPFRHGAVTLLNALAADSKVAIVPLSPELYDRAFQLYCDRSEKEWSFVDCVSFIVMQYGGITEALTANEHFQQAGFRALLREEMGD; encoded by the coding sequence ATGAAGTCTGAAGTCTTTCTTGATACAACATTTGCGATCGCCTTATCTGCACCGCAAGATAAATTACATAGACGTGCTGTGCATCTCGCAGAAATTTTAGAAACCGCCGGTACACGCTTGGTAACTACCCAAGCTGTGATGCTAGAAATCGGCAATCTCCTATGCAAACAGCCATTTCGTCATGGTGCAGTTACCTTATTAAATGCCCTAGCAGCAGACTCGAAAGTTGCAATTGTACCGTTATCTCCAGAACTTTACGATAGAGCTTTTCAACTATATTGCGATCGCTCCGAAAAAGAATGGAGCTTTGTTGATTGCGTATCTTTTATTGTCATGCAATACGGCGGAATTACCGAAGCCTTAACCGCCAACGAACATTTTCAGCAAGCCGGATTCCGCGCCTTATTGCGAGAAGAAATGGGAGATTGA
- a CDS encoding antitoxin family protein, producing the protein MADKITAVFDGRVFYPIEPIALPNNTRVRLSIEILPPEKQESVSFLQTARSLNLSGPTDWSTNIDKYL; encoded by the coding sequence ATGGCAGATAAAATCACAGCCGTATTTGATGGCAGAGTATTCTATCCTATTGAACCGATCGCATTACCAAACAATACTCGTGTGCGGTTGAGTATCGAAATTTTACCGCCTGAGAAGCAGGAAAGTGTATCATTCTTGCAGACCGCGCGATCGCTGAATCTTTCAGGGCCGACTGATTGGTCTACCAACATCGACAAATATTTATAA
- a CDS encoding transaldolase family protein, with protein MSIYLDSAIIAEAQAAKELGWVKGITTNPTLLAKSDLPVETTLKRLAQLTTGPLFYQLMSSDFDEMLAEGRAAFGIIGQQTILKIPAALVGFQVVAALQGEIPCAVTGIYSAAQAAIAKEAGAKYAIAYVNRATKLLGDGIALVQQMANVVKGSDTKIMAASIKSPEEAVASLQAGANSLTLPLAMLQNMTNHELSLQTIDEFAKHGRGIWVSCKI; from the coding sequence GTGAGCATTTATCTCGATTCGGCAATTATCGCTGAAGCTCAGGCTGCTAAGGAATTGGGTTGGGTAAAAGGTATCACAACCAACCCAACTCTTTTAGCAAAAAGCGATTTACCAGTAGAGACTACACTCAAACGATTAGCACAGTTAACTACAGGCCCATTGTTTTACCAGCTAATGTCATCCGATTTTGATGAGATGTTAGCAGAAGGGCGGGCGGCTTTTGGAATTATTGGTCAGCAAACTATATTAAAAATTCCTGCAGCATTAGTTGGTTTTCAGGTTGTTGCAGCATTACAGGGGGAAATTCCCTGTGCGGTGACAGGAATTTATAGTGCAGCGCAAGCCGCAATAGCCAAAGAAGCGGGTGCAAAATATGCGATCGCCTATGTTAATCGAGCTACTAAACTTTTAGGTGATGGCATAGCCTTAGTGCAGCAAATGGCTAATGTGGTCAAAGGTAGCGATACAAAAATTATGGCGGCTAGTATTAAATCTCCAGAAGAAGCAGTAGCTTCCCTCCAAGCGGGTGCAAATTCTCTCACTCTACCATTGGCAATGCTGCAAAATATGACCAATCACGAGCTATCACTGCAAACCATCGATGAATTTGCCAAACATGGCCGTGGTATTTGGGTATCTTGCAAGATTTGA
- a CDS encoding glutamine synthetase family protein, whose amino-acid sequence MAANYTVKKIKKSLHEAGVKFVRILWCDNANIIRGKAVHLEMLSHYFEHGVGISAGEQGIPVMYDAIAPDCGLAPVGEIRLVADWDSLAPLPYAPGHARVLGNMILDRQPWAFCPRHFLMEMIAAAKREGLEVKAAFENEFYLLRQTSEGIVPTESTVFAATQAMDINREVIDAIADALIAQKIPVEQYYPESGPGQQEISMRYTDALRAANYQIVFRETVRAIARQHNLTASFLPKIFPEAASSGCHIHLSLWRDGENIVPDAQGAAGLSPTARAFIAGILHHLPALMAITTPSPNSYRRIRPHTWSGAFRCWGIDNREAAVRVPSDPEFGNPTHFEVKTVDATANPFLALGAIIAAGLDGIQRNLELANPVNEDPGNLPSEQRTANGIDPLPTNLGEALENLRQNNVLLNALNPQLSQAFVAVRQAEWLAMKDWDLDAEVKLLLERY is encoded by the coding sequence ATGGCAGCAAATTATACAGTTAAGAAAATCAAAAAATCCCTTCACGAAGCGGGTGTTAAATTTGTCCGCATTCTCTGGTGTGATAATGCCAACATCATTCGGGGGAAAGCTGTGCATTTAGAGATGCTTTCTCACTATTTTGAACATGGTGTAGGCATATCAGCAGGGGAACAAGGCATACCTGTAATGTATGATGCGATCGCACCTGATTGTGGTTTGGCTCCTGTGGGTGAAATCCGCTTGGTTGCAGATTGGGATAGCTTGGCACCTCTACCATACGCCCCTGGTCATGCCCGTGTGCTGGGAAATATGATACTTGATCGGCAACCTTGGGCGTTTTGTCCGCGCCATTTTCTCATGGAGATGATCGCCGCCGCAAAACGTGAAGGATTGGAAGTTAAAGCCGCTTTTGAAAACGAATTTTATCTATTGCGACAAACATCTGAGGGCATTGTACCTACAGAATCCACGGTGTTTGCTGCTACTCAAGCAATGGATATTAATCGGGAGGTAATTGATGCGATCGCAGATGCTTTAATTGCTCAAAAAATCCCTGTAGAACAGTATTACCCAGAATCCGGCCCCGGTCAGCAGGAAATATCTATGCGTTATACCGACGCTTTGCGTGCCGCTAACTACCAAATTGTATTTCGAGAAACCGTCAGAGCGATCGCGCGTCAGCACAATTTGACTGCATCTTTCTTACCGAAAATCTTTCCTGAAGCAGCGAGTAGCGGTTGTCACATCCATCTCAGCTTGTGGCGTGACGGGGAAAACATTGTACCCGATGCTCAAGGTGCCGCAGGTCTGTCTCCGACAGCTAGAGCCTTTATTGCAGGTATTCTGCATCATCTGCCAGCACTGATGGCTATCACTACCCCTAGTCCCAATTCTTACCGCCGCATTCGTCCTCATACTTGGAGTGGGGCTTTCCGTTGTTGGGGAATCGATAACCGCGAAGCGGCTGTGCGAGTTCCCAGCGACCCTGAATTTGGCAATCCGACACATTTTGAGGTCAAAACTGTAGATGCAACCGCGAATCCTTTCTTAGCTTTAGGCGCAATCATTGCAGCCGGACTAGACGGAATACAACGCAATCTTGAACTTGCCAACCCTGTCAACGAAGACCCCGGAAATTTACCCAGCGAACAGCGCACAGCCAATGGTATTGACCCCTTACCCACAAATTTAGGAGAAGCGTTAGAGAACCTCAGACAAAATAACGTCTTATTAAATGCTTTAAATCCCCAATTATCGCAAGCCTTTGTCGCAGTCCGTCAAGCCGAATGGCTAGCAATGAAAGATTGGGACTTAGATGCAGAAGTAAAGCTGTTATTGGAGAGGTATTGA